The Mucilaginibacter terrae region GTGAAAAAGCAAATGTTGATGTTGACACCTCGCCCGGCGATGGTACCGCCATGGGCGAAGTATCAGGTGTTTGGGAAAGAGGAAGCACCCAGGTAATTAAAGGCGACGTGGTGATACCTGCCGGTAAATCACTCATTATTGAAGAAGGTGTAACCATTTTAATGGATACCCTTGCCAAGCCTGAGTTTATTGTAAAAGGTAACCTGTACTCATTAGGTACCGAGCAAAACCCGGTACGCTTTACCGTAAATGAGTTATATAAAACCGAAGCCAAGCGCTTTGGCAAATTATGGGGTGGCATTTTGGCATCACCCACCTGTGCCGAACTGGTACTTGATCATACCATCGTAGAGTATGCAGGTTCTACCACATCAGATGCATCTACCTCAGTAAAACAGGGTTTATATAAAGCAAAGGCCGGCGAAAACCTGCCTGCCTTATGGTTCTCTAACGTTAACGGCAAACTGGTGGTCGTAAACAGCATTTTTCGTAACCTGCAGGAAGATTGTACTTACATTGAGGGTGGAAAGATCATTTTTGCCAACAACGTTTTTTACACCACAGGTGTAACCGGCGGCGAGGCCATGAACTTTAAATCGGGCTGTTTGGCTGATTTAGCTTATAACCTGATATACGCTACCAATACTAACGCGTTTAAGCTATCAAACAGTGGCGACCGCAACCCTCAGGCCTACATTATTGCCTACAACAACACCATGGTAAATACCGGCTGGAGAAGACCGACTGCCAAAGGTGGTTCGGTTTGGGTGGAGGCCAGTGTACGTGCCGAAGTTTATAATAACCTGTTTGCCAATACGCGTTTTGGTATAAAAAGAGATACTAAAGGTCCTGAAGATTCACGTTCGGTATTCAGCAATAACTACTTTTATGGGTATGACCAGGCAACGGTTAACCAGTTTCAACCAGCCAGCGATATTATTGCCGGTACTGATAACGTTAGAGGAACAACTGCCGGAGAGAACGATCCGAAGTTTGTAAACTACCCGTTAAACACCCCTACCATCAACGCCATATTCAATACCGCCTGGGATTTTCATTTACTACCGGGTTCGCCTGCACTTACCAAAGGTAAAACCAACTTTACCCGCCACCATGCGGCAGGTTTAACCTTAAATGGTATCGTATACAAATCTCCCGAGCCATCGGCTTATGTAGGAGCTTACGGTCTTAAATAATCGGTTGTTTAATATTCAATAGCGGGGAGTGCTATACCTCCCGCTATTTTTTCATAACAGATAAATGAACAAAATATTTTTTTACGCTGCACCACTGGCAGTCATGGCATTACTATCGTCTTGCCAGCCGCCCTCATCAGAGCAAAGCCTGCCAGCCGGTGTGCCTGTATCTGCCGAGGTAAAGCCGGTGGTGGTTACTGAGCCGGTTGAGTTTGATACCGACGATCCGGCCATTTGGGTTAACCCTGATGACAGTACTAAGAGCCTCATTATTGGTACCGATAAAAATGCCGAAGGCGCATTATACGTATTTGATCTTGACGGTAAAATTCAGAAAGACAAAGTGGTTAAAGGGTTGAAAAGACCTGACAACGTTGACGTAGCCTACGGCTTAATGCTGAACGGAAAGCCTACCGATATTGCCGTAACGACTGAGCGCATTACCCACAAACTGCGCATATACTCGCTGCCCAATATGAAACCCGTTGATAACGGCGGGCTGGAAATGTTTGTGGGCCAAACCGGCTTTGAGCACCGCGACCTGATGGGCATAGCCATGTATACCGCTAAAGACGGTAAAATTTACGCCATTGTAGGCCGTAAAAATGGCCCCACAACCGGTGGTTATTTATGGCAGTACTTGTTAACCGATGATGGCACTGGCCACGTTAAAGCTACATTGGTTCGTAAATTTGGTGAGTACAGTGGCAAAAAAGAAATTGAGGCCATTGCCGTTGATAACGAGCTGGGTTATGTATACTACTCGGATGAGCAGGTAGGCGTACGCCAATACTATGCCGATCCGGATAAAGGCGATAAACAGCTATCTATATTTGGCACCACAGGTTTTGCGGTAGACCACGAGGGTATCTCAATATACAAACTGACTGATACCACAGGATACATCTTAGTATCAGACCAGGGCGCTAACCGTTTCCAGGTGTTTAGCCGCGAGGGAACGGCCAACAAGCCGTTTGACCATAAACTGCTGAAAATTGTACCGGTTGCTGCACGCGAGAGCGATGGCTCGGAGGTGTTGGCAAAACCATTGGGCGATAAATTCAAACACGGCATTTTTGTGGTGATGAGCACGGATAAAACTTTTCACTATTACCGCTGGGAAGATATTGCCGGTAAGGAATTGAAAGTGAAATAACGATCATCTTTATATAAATAAACAAGGCCTGCTCAATTTTTGAGCAGGCCTTGTTTATTTAATGCAGGATTATAATTACTTCGGCAGCATCCATGCCGCTTCCTTTTGAAACACGCCATAAGGCAAGGGTACATTATTAAGGTTGATGAATATGCGATCGAGTATTACGCCCGGGTCAACCTGGTAAATGGTTAGGGTATGTTTTCCGGCTTTAAGGTCTTTAGCCTTAATGGTGCGAATAGCCGAATTACTCAATACGTTTTGTTTCCACTCTTCGCTGCGGCCAACGGTTTTAAAATTGAGTACATCAAGTGGCCCGCCATCTATACTTACCGCATAGCGCATTTCGAAAGCTTTATTGAGCGGAGCTGTTGGCAAGGTGTAAATGCTCACATCGGCCCTGGCATCATTCAGCAACATAAAATTATAACTTACTGATGCCTGCTGTTTGCGGATGGAAGCAGTGTCCGAAAGATTAATCCCAGCATCGGCGGTTAGCGGGAATGCTTCCAAACTTCTGCCTGCCGAACCTAATTGCTCAACTGTTGCCCATTTGAATTTGCCATTGTTTTTAAGGCTGGTATAATCAGCAGCGTTTATATTTATAAATCCGGCCGACTCCACTGTTCCTTTATATCCTTTTAGTTTAACAGCGGCTACTCTATTTAATGCGATGTTAACCTTTACCAATTTAGCCCCATCAGTTATGGTAACACTACCCTGTTTAGCCGCAGCAGGTACCAAACCCCAATTAATACTTACCCATATGCGTTTTTGGCTTTGCAACGGTGCGGCTGTATTCAAATTGGCTTGCGTACTGCTTACCTCAATCCATGAGGCAGATGATTTGATATGCAATTTGGCGGCTTTATCTTCACCCAAAGCCACATCAATAAAATAGCGTGGAGTATTATAGCTATCAAATACAGGTAGCGTAAGTTCAGTGCTTTCTTTAGTAACTTCTCCTGGTTTATACCCCTCGGGGTAAACGTTCCATTGTTGTTTGTTTTCGGCCCATTCCATTTTAAACGGCGGCAACTGGTAAGCAGGCAAATTACGTGGCTGCATAGACATGATGCTTTTCCACTTGCCACCCGCTAACTGGTTGTTATAATATTCGGTTTCCTTAATAATTTGCCCGTAAGCATCTTCCGATAGTTTTTGATAGTCATTAGCACTTAAACGACCTTCGGCAGCATATAGCACAGCTTTATCATGATACAAAAACTTTTTGTTCATGAGCGCGGCACCGGTTATGGGGTATTGTATCAACTCATAAAAAGCATCTTTTAACCTGCCGGGAATTGCTGTACCTAACTTTTGCGCCCGGTTTTGCAAGTCTACATAATCGTCTACCCGCTGTTGAGCCTGATCGCCGTAGTAACCATGATTATAGGCCGTTAGCCTGGTTTGCGTGGTGGGTTCGGTTTGGCTCCAGCCCATAAATTCGGGTTTACGCTCAAATGCAAGGTTATAATATTTCCACATTAATGGTGATAACTCCTGCGTATGCTCTACACCAAAAATGGAGCTCAGCCACATTTGCATATGCATGTTCGAATAACGGCTGTCCATAAACGGGTTAACGTTGTACGCCATATCGGCAAACAGTTGCAGGTTGTATTCGGCAGGTTTAATATCACCTATGTTAATTACCCAAACATTGCGGGCATTCATGGTGTAGGCCTTGGTCATTTCCTCGCGTATTAATGCCGGATGCGTGGTAGACAGCCACAAATAATCGTGCGGCCGGCCCCAGTATGAGGCATGGTAATATACCCCTGAGCCTCCGGGTCGTTTGCTTTCGGCAGTACTGCTCAGGCGCTGAATGTAGCCGTAATTATCATCGGGCCAAACCAGGGTTACATCTTCGGGCACCTTTAAACCGGCTTCAAAAATATCCAGCACCTCTTTGTAAATGGTAAATACCTGCGGCACTTTGGTGGCATCGCGGTTTACATATTTCTGCATCAATCCGCGCTGATCCTCAAATATCTTCTCAATTAACGGGATGGCCTCTTTGGTGCTTTTCACACCTTCCATACCACTATCGTGCACGCCGCGCATACCAATAGTGTACATGCCGTTATTGTTGCTACTTTCCTTAACCCGCTCTTCCCAGTATTTGTAAACGGTGTCTTTATTGGTTACGTAGTTAAAATGGCCCATAGTTTTCTCGTTCCATTCGCCTACGTTGTTGCGCAACATGGGCTCGGCGTGTGATGAGCCCACCACGATCTGGTAATCGGCCGCCATTTGCTTGTTGCCGGGGTACGAGTAAAAAGCCTTGGTGCTGGGGTGCATGGCCGGCCATATCAGGTTAGTTTTAAGCCGAAGCAATAACTCAAAAACCTTTGCATAGGTTTTAGGGCCAATATCGCCGGTTTCGGGTTCAAACGTTTTGGCCGCCCAGGGTTGCAGTCCCCAGTCCTCATCATTTATAAAAATACCACGATATTTAACCGACGGAGTTGACGAGCTATAGTCTGCAATATCAACCGTTAATTGCTTTTTAATAACAGGCGTAGCGTCGGCCCACCAATACCAGGGCGTAACGCCAATTTTTTCGGAAATGCTGAATACTCCGTAAGCTGTTCCACGCAAATCGCTACCAGCAATAATCAATGCATTAGTTATATTCTTTGCGGGATTTGTTAAGACTCTTAAACTGTAGCGCTCCCAGGTGTCTTTTAGGCCGGCATCATAGCTACCATTTAATGCTTTGATAAGCTGGGAATTAACAGTGCCTATGATAATTACATTGCCTTTTGCTTCTGTGATACTGGTATATATTTTAGGCAGATAGCCCGACACCCGCTGTATATCGGCAGCCAGTAAACCGGCTGCAATAGAATCGAGCTTATGGTCATTAGCCGCGTAAACAATGCTTACCTTGCTTTTGGGCGTTACCAGCTCAAAGGGTATGGCATAGGTAGTATAACAAGTAAAAACTAACGCTATTGTTGAAAATACAAGCTTTTGTAGGTTTATCATGTAAGAAGTATAATTGGTGAATAAACATACTCAAGCTTAACACAACAACCAATTATATCAGGACACTACAGGTTTCTTATGATCGCTCGCCTATTCAAGCCTACTTCCACCCTTCTAAAAACCCTGCAAATTCATCCTTATACTGCTCGGTTACAGGTATCATAAAATCGCCTATGTAAACGGCATTTTTGGTAACCGCGGTGATTTTTTTGAGCGATACGATGAACGATTTATGTATACGCATAAACTTTCCTGCAGGCAGTTTTTCTTCGAGCGCCTTTAACGTAATTAGCGAAAGCATACTGCGCTCGGGGTTAACCAGGTGCAGTTTAGCGTAATCTTTAAGACCTTCGATGTAAGTAATATTACTGCAAGCTACCTTAACAGTTTGAAACTCTACTTTGAGGTAGATAAATTCTTCTTCCTGTGTGGGTGCAGGTGTTGAAATAGCTACATCGGAGCGGCCATTATTTTTGAGTTGTGCCCATTTAAGTGCTTTGTTGGCTGCCCTTATAAATTCTTCGTAGCCAAATGGTTTCAGCAGGTAGTCTGTAGCTTCCAGTTTATAACCTTCGAGTGCAAACTGATCAAAAGCAGTTGTAAAAATAATAGCGGGCGATTGTGCTGCGTTTCGGCCCGATAGTATGCGAGCCAACTCAACGCCGCTCAAATCGGGCATCTGTATATCCAGCAGCAGTACATCAACGGGGTTATCGTTCATAAAACGCAGAGCCTCTATAGCGTTCGAAAAGCTGCCCGCAAGTTTTAAAAAAGGCGTTTGCTCTACAAATCGGCAAAGCAGGTTCAGCGCCGGTGGTTCGTCGTCAATGGCTATGCAATTTAAAATCATACTACTAAAGTTAATTTAACCTCGTACACTGCCGGGTTAAGCATACCGGCGCTTAATGTATACTTACCGGGGTAAAGTAATTGCAGGCGGCGCGTTGTGTTTTGAATACCAATGCCGTTGCTTTCATCTTCGGCGGCACGTTTGCTTTCATAAACGGTGTTTTTTACCAACAGCTCTACCTTACCCTCGCCCTGCAAAATTTCTATATATATAAAACCCTCGTGCATACTGCTAATACCGTGTTTAAAGGCATTCTCTACAAAGGGCAAAAATATCATGGGCGCTATCATGGCCTCGTGCACAAATTCGGGCACCTTAAGGGTAACCGTAGTTTTATTGCTGATGCGTAACTTCATGAGTGCCGTATATTCCTGAATAAATGCTACTTCTTTGCTCAATGGCGTTTGCCCTCCTGATGAATCATACAACACGTAACGCATCATTTTCGAAAGGTTGGTGATAGCAGTGCGCGCCACATCGCCGTCTGACAGGGTATAGGAATAAATATTATTGAGCGTGTTAAAAAAGAAATGCGGATTGATTTGCGCTTTGAGCATGGTAAGCTCGGCAGTTACTTTTTCCTGCTCCAATTGCTGCCTTAGCTGTACCTCCTGCTGCCATTTTTGTATAAAGCTGATGGTGATGCCCAAGCCAACCATTAACAAATTAAGGCCCGGTACAAAGGTATCAAAGTGCCCCCTTCGATCAGGGTGCCCCCCTCTTTCGCCGGGGAAATGCGGCTTCCTGAAAAACAGCTCGAGCTTAAATACCGAATTAATGAGGCTGCTAAAATATGTTACCGCAACTATTACGGTAACGATAATCAATATGTAGGTAAATACCTTTTTCTGGATTAAAAACCGCGGAATGAGCAGGTAATAGTTTAAGTAGAACACGCCCATCAGGATGACTAATAAGATGGTTTGCCTCGTCCAAAAGGTTTTAGGAATGGGGGCATCCCACCTGCCGGGATGATTATATAGTACACCTACGGCTAAAATAAGCCAGCATAAAATATGTACCAGTATATATATGTTGCTCTTGTTAAGTGCTTTCATTTCGTAATAATTAACAGGCAATGATAAATATACAAATTCAAACGGTATATGCTTATCGGCATTAACCCGTTATCAATCGACCAAATGCTGCTTTTTACCGATGACACCTGTTTTAACACTTTTTAACAACTAAAATCGCTGTTAAACGGCCTGTTGTCGATTACTTACGGGCTATGGTCTATTGCGTTTTTTTAGTAAACCAAAAGGCTGTCTATTTGAAGTGTACGGTTACTCAACCACTTTAAAACAAACAGACATGTTACGCAGATTTCTATTTATCGCCTTTCTTTTTTTAGCCCACGCCGGTTTTGCACAACAAGCCCGCACCGTAAGCGGCATCGTTAAAGACACCACCGGCGCAGCCTTGCCGGGCAGCACCGTAAAACTAATTATGGCTAATGATAGTGTTACATCTGTAACCAATGCCACAGGTGCCTTTAGCTTTGCTAATATTAAAGCCACTGCTTTTACTTTACATATTACCTCTATCGGTTTTCAGGGTATACGTAACCAGTATAATGGTGGCGAGAGTGCGTTGGGCACGTTTACGCTTAAAAATGAATCGACCTTGCTGGGTGCCGTTGTAGTAAATGCCGTAATACCGGTAAAAATTAAAGGCGATACCACCGAGTTTAGCGCCAGCGCCTACAAAGTGCGCGATGGTGCCCCGGCCGAAGATATGCTGCGAAAACTACCTGGTGTTGATGTGGATAAAAGCGGCAACGTAACCGCACAAGGTAAAAGTGTAACTAAAGTACGCGTAAATGGTAAAGACTTTTTTGGTGGCGATTTAAAAACAGCCACCCAAAACCTGCCTGCCAACATCATTCAAAACATGCAGCTGATTGACGATTACGGCGATCAGGCCAACCTTACCGGCGTTAAAACCGGCGAACCCGAAAAAATACTGAACATCACCATCCGTCCCGATAAAAACTATGGATACTTTGGGCAGGCTACATTGGGCGATGGTTCGGATGCGCAGAATGCCCTGGTGGGTAATGGCGAAGCTAACCGTTACGTGGCCTCAGGCTCATTGTTCAGTTTTAACGGCGACAGGCAAATTGCCGGTTTGGCCAACTTTAATAATACCAATAGCAGCTTGTTCAGCTTTGGTTCGGGCGGGCCGCGCGGCGGTGGCCCGGGCGGAGGTGGCGGTCGTCAGGGTGGGGCAAATACCACAGCCAGCAGCGATGGTATAACCATAGCCCGCTCATTAGGCTTAAACTACCGCGACCAGTGGGGCAAAAAAATATCGGCCTATGGCAGCTACAGTTTTTCGGATAATACGGTGAATACTTTAAGTTCAACTACGCAAACCAATATATCTACAACATCGCCCAGTGTTAACAGCCTGAGCAATAATCAAACCGACGGCCGGATTAACCACCGTTTTAACTTTAACATTGAGTATAAAATTGATACGATGAACTACCTCAAGTTTATCCCTTCATTCTCATACGCAGGCGTAAACACCGATTTATCGCAAACCAGCAGTTTAGTGCGTAATGGCTCAGTGGCTAATGATTATTCTTTGTTATCAACCTTAAACTCATCGGCACCAAATGTGGGTGGCAATGTATTGTACAATCACAAATTCAATAACAAAGGGCGTAACTTTAGTATTAATGCCAGTGCAGGTTCAACCCGGTTAACGCAAACTCAAAACCCGGTTTACAATTACACAGCAGGTACAGCCTCGGCACCGTTAGACCAACTCATTAGTACCCGTGTAAAATTGGATAGCGTGGGTACAACGCTGTCTTACCTCGAGCCTTTGAGCAAACGCTCATTCCTGGAATTGAACTATGCTTATCACTATGCCCATACCACGTCAGATAAATCGACAGATACTCTTACAACGGCCGGTACCCGTAACCGCTATAGCTTGTTGAGTAATGATTATGAGTTTAACTTTATTACCAACCGCGTGGGCTTAAACTACCGTTTTATTGAGAGCAAATATAATTACACATTGGGTTTGGCCGTGCAACCTTCCTTGCTTACCGGTAATTCACCATCAACCAGGGTTAACACACGTATATCTACCTTAAATTTTGCGCCAACTGCCCGGTTTATTTACAATGCATCGCGCAGCCAGTCGTTCAGCTTTAATTATAACGGAGCCAGCAATCAGCCTACCTACT contains the following coding sequences:
- a CDS encoding right-handed parallel beta-helix repeat-containing protein, which translates into the protein MKTLKPFLAALGLLAIIFTGCEKANVDVDTSPGDGTAMGEVSGVWERGSTQVIKGDVVIPAGKSLIIEEGVTILMDTLAKPEFIVKGNLYSLGTEQNPVRFTVNELYKTEAKRFGKLWGGILASPTCAELVLDHTIVEYAGSTTSDASTSVKQGLYKAKAGENLPALWFSNVNGKLVVVNSIFRNLQEDCTYIEGGKIIFANNVFYTTGVTGGEAMNFKSGCLADLAYNLIYATNTNAFKLSNSGDRNPQAYIIAYNNTMVNTGWRRPTAKGGSVWVEASVRAEVYNNLFANTRFGIKRDTKGPEDSRSVFSNNYFYGYDQATVNQFQPASDIIAGTDNVRGTTAGENDPKFVNYPLNTPTINAIFNTAWDFHLLPGSPALTKGKTNFTRHHAAGLTLNGIVYKSPEPSAYVGAYGLK
- a CDS encoding phytase, with product MNKIFFYAAPLAVMALLSSCQPPSSEQSLPAGVPVSAEVKPVVVTEPVEFDTDDPAIWVNPDDSTKSLIIGTDKNAEGALYVFDLDGKIQKDKVVKGLKRPDNVDVAYGLMLNGKPTDIAVTTERITHKLRIYSLPNMKPVDNGGLEMFVGQTGFEHRDLMGIAMYTAKDGKIYAIVGRKNGPTTGGYLWQYLLTDDGTGHVKATLVRKFGEYSGKKEIEAIAVDNELGYVYYSDEQVGVRQYYADPDKGDKQLSIFGTTGFAVDHEGISIYKLTDTTGYILVSDQGANRFQVFSREGTANKPFDHKLLKIVPVAARESDGSEVLAKPLGDKFKHGIFVVMSTDKTFHYYRWEDIAGKELKVK
- a CDS encoding glycosyl hydrolase 115 family protein; protein product: MINLQKLVFSTIALVFTCYTTYAIPFELVTPKSKVSIVYAANDHKLDSIAAGLLAADIQRVSGYLPKIYTSITEAKGNVIIIGTVNSQLIKALNGSYDAGLKDTWERYSLRVLTNPAKNITNALIIAGSDLRGTAYGVFSISEKIGVTPWYWWADATPVIKKQLTVDIADYSSSTPSVKYRGIFINDEDWGLQPWAAKTFEPETGDIGPKTYAKVFELLLRLKTNLIWPAMHPSTKAFYSYPGNKQMAADYQIVVGSSHAEPMLRNNVGEWNEKTMGHFNYVTNKDTVYKYWEERVKESSNNNGMYTIGMRGVHDSGMEGVKSTKEAIPLIEKIFEDQRGLMQKYVNRDATKVPQVFTIYKEVLDIFEAGLKVPEDVTLVWPDDNYGYIQRLSSTAESKRPGGSGVYYHASYWGRPHDYLWLSTTHPALIREEMTKAYTMNARNVWVINIGDIKPAEYNLQLFADMAYNVNPFMDSRYSNMHMQMWLSSIFGVEHTQELSPLMWKYYNLAFERKPEFMGWSQTEPTTQTRLTAYNHGYYGDQAQQRVDDYVDLQNRAQKLGTAIPGRLKDAFYELIQYPITGAALMNKKFLYHDKAVLYAAEGRLSANDYQKLSEDAYGQIIKETEYYNNQLAGGKWKSIMSMQPRNLPAYQLPPFKMEWAENKQQWNVYPEGYKPGEVTKESTELTLPVFDSYNTPRYFIDVALGEDKAAKLHIKSSASWIEVSSTQANLNTAAPLQSQKRIWVSINWGLVPAAAKQGSVTITDGAKLVKVNIALNRVAAVKLKGYKGTVESAGFININAADYTSLKNNGKFKWATVEQLGSAGRSLEAFPLTADAGINLSDTASIRKQQASVSYNFMLLNDARADVSIYTLPTAPLNKAFEMRYAVSIDGGPLDVLNFKTVGRSEEWKQNVLSNSAIRTIKAKDLKAGKHTLTIYQVDPGVILDRIFINLNNVPLPYGVFQKEAAWMLPK
- a CDS encoding LytR/AlgR family response regulator transcription factor, producing MILNCIAIDDEPPALNLLCRFVEQTPFLKLAGSFSNAIEALRFMNDNPVDVLLLDIQMPDLSGVELARILSGRNAAQSPAIIFTTAFDQFALEGYKLEATDYLLKPFGYEEFIRAANKALKWAQLKNNGRSDVAISTPAPTQEEEFIYLKVEFQTVKVACSNITYIEGLKDYAKLHLVNPERSMLSLITLKALEEKLPAGKFMRIHKSFIVSLKKITAVTKNAVYIGDFMIPVTEQYKDEFAGFLEGWK
- a CDS encoding sensor histidine kinase; the encoded protein is MKALNKSNIYILVHILCWLILAVGVLYNHPGRWDAPIPKTFWTRQTILLVILMGVFYLNYYLLIPRFLIQKKVFTYILIIVTVIVAVTYFSSLINSVFKLELFFRKPHFPGERGGHPDRRGHFDTFVPGLNLLMVGLGITISFIQKWQQEVQLRQQLEQEKVTAELTMLKAQINPHFFFNTLNNIYSYTLSDGDVARTAITNLSKMMRYVLYDSSGGQTPLSKEVAFIQEYTALMKLRISNKTTVTLKVPEFVHEAMIAPMIFLPFVENAFKHGISSMHEGFIYIEILQGEGKVELLVKNTVYESKRAAEDESNGIGIQNTTRRLQLLYPGKYTLSAGMLNPAVYEVKLTLVV
- a CDS encoding outer membrane beta-barrel protein, coding for MLRRFLFIAFLFLAHAGFAQQARTVSGIVKDTTGAALPGSTVKLIMANDSVTSVTNATGAFSFANIKATAFTLHITSIGFQGIRNQYNGGESALGTFTLKNESTLLGAVVVNAVIPVKIKGDTTEFSASAYKVRDGAPAEDMLRKLPGVDVDKSGNVTAQGKSVTKVRVNGKDFFGGDLKTATQNLPANIIQNMQLIDDYGDQANLTGVKTGEPEKILNITIRPDKNYGYFGQATLGDGSDAQNALVGNGEANRYVASGSLFSFNGDRQIAGLANFNNTNSSLFSFGSGGPRGGGPGGGGGRQGGANTTASSDGITIARSLGLNYRDQWGKKISAYGSYSFSDNTVNTLSSTTQTNISTTSPSVNSLSNNQTDGRINHRFNFNIEYKIDTMNYLKFIPSFSYAGVNTDLSQTSSLVRNGSVANDYSLLSTLNSSAPNVGGNVLYNHKFNNKGRNFSINASAGSTRLTQTQNPVYNYTAGTASAPLDQLISTRVKLDSVGTTLSYLEPLSKRSFLELNYAYHYAHTTSDKSTDTLTTAGTRNRYSLLSNDYEFNFITNRVGLNYRFIESKYNYTLGLAVQPSLLTGNSPSTRVNTRISTLNFAPTARFIYNASRSQSFSFNYNGASNQPTYSTLQPVIDFSNALYPTQGNADLKPEFNNNVSLRYNKFDFQSGNVFFTNLSFTKTDNKIVANTINYPTTYTPNSKLAGTILTQYLNADGFYSAQGGYSFAKPWQQRRYTLMFNGNVSYNNNISYISNVAPTTYAMTTQKNIGKSLTFTQGTKFRTDITDIIDAELNASYSITKTNNSLTQNNINNNFRTFALGLTGKNYFGPTWTLSYDFTRSMYYGYTGSTNPNILNTYIEKKFLKQNVGSLRLSAFDLFNQNTGFSNTATSSYVTETQSNRLGRYFLLTFTLRLQNFAGGKRPTPPRDGGGQPPFGGMGGLGSMN